The DNA region GTGGAGAAATTAAAATAGTAAAACGTTCTTTACGAGTAGGAAGTGGAATAGGACCACGAACTTGTGCACCAGTTCTTTTTGCGGTTTCAACGATTTCTGTAGTTGATTGATCAATTAATCTATGATCAAATGCTTTTAAACGAATACGAATTCTTTGGTTCTGCATTATACCAGAACTCCAATTTTATTAAAAAATAAAAATTTTACCCTCTCTCTATTTTTAGAGATTAGATGTATAATAACTTCTATATAACCCCTATATTAGGAGTATTTTAAAATATTTAAAGTATAAAATATTTTTAATCTTATAAAATTACTTTATTTAAAACAAATTAACCTACAATATAAATTACAATACCAAGAAAAGAGCATTGTATACTCTTTTCTTAATAAATTCAACTAAGTATAGTATAAAATATTAGAATATAAAATATTAAACTAATACTTTAGAGACTACTCCAGCGCCAACAGTTCTACCGCCTTCGCGTATCGCAAATCGTAATCCGTCTGCCATAGCAATAGGATGAATTAAAGTAACAATCATTTTTATATTATCTCCTGGCATTACCATTTCTACACCTTCAGGTAATTCAATAGATCCTGTCACATCAGTAGTTCGAAAATAAAACTGAGGACGATATCCTTTAAAAAATGGAGTATGTCGACCGCCTTCTTCTTTTGATAAAACATATACTTCAGACTCAAATGTTGTATGGGGATGAATACTACCAGGTTTTGCTAAAACTTGACCTCTTTCAATTTCATCACGTTTTGTACCTCGAAGTAAAACACCTACGTTTTCTCCAGCACGACCTTCATCTAATAATTTCCTAAACATTTCAACACCAGTGCAAGTAGTTTTAGTTGTTTTTTTAATACCAACAATTTCCACTTCTTCACCAACTTTAATAATTCCTTTTTCAACTCGACCAGTAACAACTGTACCTCTTCCTGATATCGAAAAAACATC from Buchnera aphidicola (Aphis helianthi) includes:
- the rpsJ gene encoding 30S ribosomal protein S10, which encodes MQNQRIRIRLKAFDHRLIDQSTTEIVETAKRTGAQVRGPIPLPTRKERFTILISPHVNKDARDQYEIRTHKRLIDIVEPTEKTVDALMRLDLAAGVDVQISLG